A window of Solanum stenotomum isolate F172 unplaced genomic scaffold, ASM1918654v1 scaffold6896, whole genome shotgun sequence contains these coding sequences:
- the LOC125852970 gene encoding uncharacterized protein LOC125852970 codes for MVDSNLRIKGRNNIFAIGDITDVPELKQGYLAQEHTKVVAKNITTLIKGVEDDHKLAVYKPATKALAIVSLGRKDAVAQFPCLSIAGRVPGMIKSGDLFVGKTRKGLGLQPGV; via the exons ATGGTTGATTCAAATTTGAGGATCAAGGGTCGCAACAATATCTTTGCTATTGGGGACATCACTGATGTTCCG GAACTTAAACAAGGATATTTGGCTCAAGAACACACAAAGGTAGTAGCCAAGAACATCACGACGTTAATAAAGGGAGTAGAAGATGATCACAAATTGGCTGTATATAAACCAGCAACCAAGGCATTGGCTATAGTTTCTCTAGGGAGAAAAGATGCAGTGGCTCAATTTCCTTGTTTGTCAATCGCTGGACGCGTTCCAGGCATGATAAAATCTGGGGATCTATTTGTTGGAAAGACGCGCAAAGGACTTGGTCTACAACCTGGTGTTTAG